The genomic window AGGACGACGGCGGCCTGTATCTGGTTAACCACCAGACCGGCGAGGAGTTCCACTCTCCGTCGGACAGCGGCGAGCCGGTCGACTACGGGTACATCGGCCGGCTACCCCGGCCCGACGGGCGTGGCACCTTCCTGTACCTGGCGGGCATCCACGCCATGGGCACTCTCGGCGTCACGCAGTACCTGGAAGACCACCTAGACGAGCTGTACCGCGAGGTGAAGAACCGCCGGTTCTCGCTGCTGGTGAGGTGCACGTACGACCCGGCGAAGCGGGCCGTGACGAAGGTCGACGCGTTGACGCCGATCTACCGCAGCGAGGGTGTGGCCTGATGCGCGTCGCCACCGCGTCGGAGGCCGGCAACCCGAAGTCGCCCAACGAGGACTGGGCAATGGCTAGCGAGAACCTGATCGTGGTTCTCGACGGTGCCACCGCCCGCACCGGCACCGGCTGTGTCCATGGCATCGCCTGGTACGCCGCCAAGCTCGGCTCGGCCCTCGCCGGCCTGGCCGCCGACCGCGACTCCGCGCTGTCCAACGCGCTGATGTACGCCATCCGGTTCACCGCCGATCAGCATCGAGACACCTGCGACCTCAGCCACCCCGGCACTCCCTCGGCGGCGACGGCGATCCTGCGGCTCAAGGACACCGCTTTGGAGTACCTGGTGCTCGGTGATGTCACGGTGCTCATCGACACCGTCGATGGCATCCAGGTCATCACCGACGACCGGGTGGACAAGACCGCCCGCGCGGAACGCGAGGAAGCCGACCGGTACCCGTTCGGGTCGGCCGAGAAGCAGGCCGCGTTGCTGCGGATGAAGCACGCCGAGCTTGCTGCCCGCAACCAGCCCGGCGGGTACTGGGTGGCAGCCGCGGACCCGTTCGCCGCACAGCACGCCATCACCGGGGAGGTGCCGCTCGACAGCGTCCGGCGAGTCGCCGTGCTGACCGACGGAGCCGCGCGACTCGTGGCCCTGTTCGGTCTGCTCGACTGGCCCGACGTGCTCGACGTCCTGGAGCAGAACGGCCCGACCGAGCTGATCAGCCGG from Micromonospora kangleipakensis includes these protein-coding regions:
- a CDS encoding protein phosphatase 2C domain-containing protein, with product MRVATASEAGNPKSPNEDWAMASENLIVVLDGATARTGTGCVHGIAWYAAKLGSALAGLAADRDSALSNALMYAIRFTADQHRDTCDLSHPGTPSAATAILRLKDTALEYLVLGDVTVLIDTVDGIQVITDDRVDKTARAEREEADRYPFGSAEKQAALLRMKHAELAARNQPGGYWVAAADPFAAQHAITGEVPLDSVRRVAVLTDGAARLVALFGLLDWPDVLDVLEQNGPTELISRVRAIEAADPSCMKWARNKRSDDATAVYAA